The Methylomusa anaerophila genome has a segment encoding these proteins:
- a CDS encoding radical SAM/SPASM domain-containing protein: MGSISHLSSPIHIWWDITRQCNLRCLHCYSCASQRSETELTTEEVFGIIDQLKAMNIGYVYILGGEPLLRSDFDIILDYFSKAQIPLMLNTNGWFVDNHWAEKISESSVKQLRFSVDGCNAETHDALRQKKGSFERVVNAIKICRETSIPLISCSFTITKHNMHEIQPTVDLLAKLGVDQIQFGPISNTGRASEHPQLLLEANDTQGIANILSQCINDYGDKIFIYSVDGIYDKPCTQCVKEGMVKPMFMGCLAGRTCCCIDWEGKVIPCLLKREPVAGSLRETPFQDIWDHAPVFNYMRRHRGAEYPECNECIYGDVCARECPLAQSQKTYGYHERRERIQSLPLENAAKPVSCSLTGYCHNSLR; the protein is encoded by the coding sequence ATGGGAAGCATATCGCACCTTTCTTCTCCTATCCATATCTGGTGGGATATTACCCGCCAGTGTAACTTAAGGTGTTTGCATTGTTACTCTTGCGCTTCGCAGCGGTCTGAAACTGAACTCACAACGGAAGAAGTCTTCGGTATCATAGATCAATTGAAAGCTATGAACATAGGGTATGTATACATATTGGGCGGAGAACCCTTGCTGCGTTCGGATTTTGATATCATTTTGGATTATTTCTCCAAAGCGCAGATTCCGTTGATGTTAAACACAAATGGCTGGTTTGTTGACAATCATTGGGCAGAAAAAATATCCGAAAGTTCTGTAAAACAGTTGCGCTTTAGTGTAGACGGCTGTAATGCGGAGACTCATGACGCTCTCCGTCAAAAAAAGGGATCGTTTGAACGGGTTGTAAATGCTATCAAAATTTGCCGTGAAACAAGCATACCTCTTATAAGCTGTTCTTTTACGATTACCAAGCACAATATGCATGAAATACAACCCACAGTGGATCTTCTTGCAAAATTAGGGGTTGATCAGATACAGTTTGGTCCCATCTCCAACACTGGCCGAGCATCCGAACATCCGCAATTACTCCTTGAAGCCAATGACACACAGGGAATAGCTAACATTTTGTCTCAATGTATAAATGATTATGGTGATAAAATATTTATTTACAGTGTTGATGGCATTTATGACAAACCATGCACTCAATGCGTAAAAGAAGGAATGGTAAAACCTATGTTTATGGGATGCCTTGCCGGCAGAACTTGTTGTTGTATTGACTGGGAGGGTAAGGTAATTCCTTGTCTGTTGAAGCGGGAGCCTGTTGCCGGGAGTTTAAGAGAAACCCCGTTTCAAGATATTTGGGACCATGCGCCTGTTTTTAATTATATGCGAAGGCATCGCGGCGCGGAATATCCTGAATGTAATGAATGCATTTATGGCGACGTATGCGCTAGGGAGTGCCCCCTCGCACAAAGTCAGAAAACGTACGGATATCATGAACGCCGTGAGCGCATTCAATCCCTGCCTCTGGAAAACGCAGCTAAACCCGTTTCTTGCTCTTTGACAGGTTATTGCCACAACTCATTGAGATAA
- the speD gene encoding adenosylmethionine decarboxylase, whose translation MKVIGKHVTVDMYGCSFASLDDLDYIKNALLAAAQEANMTLLELSYHKFEPHGLTILALLAESHMGIHTYPELGYAAVDVFTRGDHTRPNKAVSVLKRFLKPAKTKTTNILRGDFGSQKDMRPRVKISIAPLRSVRNTGARVLKFLARHK comes from the coding sequence GTGAAGGTTATTGGTAAACACGTAACCGTAGATATGTACGGCTGCAGTTTTGCAAGCCTCGACGATCTGGATTATATAAAAAATGCTCTGCTCGCTGCTGCACAAGAAGCAAATATGACCCTACTTGAGTTGTCCTACCACAAGTTTGAACCACATGGCCTCACTATCCTGGCCTTATTGGCTGAAAGCCACATGGGCATCCATACCTACCCGGAGCTTGGATACGCAGCAGTAGATGTCTTTACTCGCGGCGATCACACTCGCCCTAATAAGGCCGTATCTGTTCTTAAGCGCTTCTTGAAACCCGCTAAAACCAAAACCACAAACATTCTCCGCGGCGATTTTGGCTCACAAAAGGATATGCGTCCACGTGTTAAAATAAGCATTGCCCCGCTGCGGAGCGTGCGCAATACCGGTGCAAGAGTGTTAAAATTTCTAGCAAGACACAAATAA